The proteins below are encoded in one region of Amycolatopsis acidiphila:
- a CDS encoding VOC family protein has translation MVAELGPIRHKASADWQGDYASGTDPGRRDYASFTEFADPDGNTWTIQERGYAAQSQGASAKARSRS, from the coding sequence CTCGGGCCCATCCGGCACAAGGCCTCCGCCGACTGGCAAGGCGACTACGCATCCGGCACCGACCCCGGGCGGCGCGACTACGCCAGCTTCACCGAGTTCGCCGACCCGGACGGCAACACCTGGACGATCCAGGAACGCGGCTACGCGGCGCAGTCTCAGGGAGCGTCCGCGAAGGCTCGATCACGCTCCTAG